Genomic DNA from Leptospiraceae bacterium:
CTGAGATCAATGTATCAAATAAATATTCCACGAAATCTAATGGGGATACTGTATTATATCGCTACACGGATTTGATTGATTTGGCAACCAGACTCTCGAAAAAAGGATACAAGATATCTCTTAATTTTCAACTCGGAGATGATCCGATCAACCATTTCATCATTTTTGATCCTATGGCTAATAGACCAAATCTCAAAATTCTTGTGGATCATTTTGTAACTACGTCATTTGGACTATGGATTCAATCTTAAACTCGAATTATTACACGTTTTCTACAATTTTTTAATTTTACTATTGACTTAAAATTAAATTGGGACATAAATCATACAAAAAGGAGAAGATATGAAAAAATCAAATCGCAAAAATGAAAGCAATTGGGGAATGCTTGGACTAATTCTGGGAACCGCTTTTATTGGCTATAAGTTGTATGGTGAAGAAAAGAAGGAAGTGTATACGCCTACTCCCTATTTGCCTGAAGACTTTTTAAGGCTTTTGAATTCTCAGAATTACAGAATTTTAGAAAGTGAAATTTTTAAATTGGGTTCTGACATTGTTACGCAGGCTGAAAATTATGTAAATGGTTACATCGAAAATGGTCTCTACAAGGATTTTAGATGGGACAATAGTAATGATAGAAAGAGCGGTTATATGGATTGTAATGGCTTTGTAAGTTTTGTAATGCAAGATTTAGGATTAGAGCCAAAGGGAACTTTCCTAGGACCAGTTGGTTTTCCTTATTCTCATAGATACAATAAAATCAATGCTCCAACGCAAAATGGAGATATATTAGTTATGACAGGATTTGATTCCGCGGGGAAATATGTTGGTGGTCATGTTGGAATTCTTGCTCTCTTGAATAACATAAAATCAAGGGATAAATTTATAGAGCGATTAACAAACAGTAAACTTAATAGAGAGCGATTTTACAATGGACCCGTTACTCAGATTACTGTTCCGAATTCGGTAGTCATAGAGATGGGTGGTGTTGGACAAGGATATAGACCTGTTAGCTATTTTAGAGAAGATTATTATGTGTATCATAAATACAATGGAGCAACTAAATCTAAGCTCGAATTCTTCCGAAGAAAAATTGGCAGAGACTATTTTTTAGAAAAATACGAATTATTAGTTTCCTTAAATATAATCAACGACTTATACAATAGAGCAAGTGAGTATTGGAGTGCGTTTAAATACAAGTATCCTCAATTGACCTATGAGAATTTCTAATGAAAGTTTTTATAATAAGTATTGTTCTCGCATTAGGCATATCATGCAACCTTTTCCACAAAAAGCAAAATTATGAGAATATTGAGTTCAATGATGTAAAAGGAACTCATCTCATCTATCCAAATACAGAAATAAATCGAACGCTTAAATTGGCAGAAAGTTTTATCTATGAATACGCAACTTCCTATCACTATGAGTTTACTTGGTGGCCGGAAGGTAAATACATACCCAAAGATAAGGTATTAGACTTTAACCAGCGATACTCCTACAATATAGAAAAAGATTGGTATTGTGCGGATAGGAAATCCAATGTTTATATTTTTGATAAAATTAAAATTAAAGAAATAACACAAATCACGGGCGAGTTCACTGGGTATTTGCTCGATAGACTTAATGCGAAGTCACCAGATTTTAAAATTCCTAAGAATAAAGCTCTTTATGTGCACTATGATTTACACGTGATCTCTGATGGTTTGAATTTGATAAGAGACAAAAATTCGGATATTGATAAGATCGTTTCTACATACATCACTATCTATATGAAAGAGGATGGGCAGTGGGGAATCTTTCTTCCTGCTTGCTACAAATATTTCACAAAGCAAGGTTTTATAAACTACTTATACTTAGAAAGTGAAATAGAATTACACGATAAGAAAAATAATGAATATACTTTAAAAGTAATAAAGAAGTTAAAGGAAAAATGGAATTTGTAGATTTCGAAAACGCCGCATAACTGCGAGTATCCGCTAAGAGAGTGAACTATGTCTGGATGCTGTTCACTCTCTTGCTCCGAGCCAGCTTAGTTGTTTAAGTGAAAATTTTTAGTTTATTTGGAAAGCTAACGCAAGTCCAGTGCCTTCACTACTGTCACGAAACTTGCAGAAAAGAGCAAGTTTGCGCGCCATCCGTTCAGTCACAGGACTTGCTAGTCATACGGTGGCTCGGAGACATGACTTTGAAACTCAAAAGGTGCTACCGCACTTTCGAGTTTCAAAGTCACGTCGGATACTCTTAACGTTAGGCGGTATTTTTTGATAAAACTTTTTCGGAGTCGCAACCGTGAATTATTTTATTACTCGTTCTAGGGTTCGTGACGTCGTGTCACGAACAATCTTGTAGAAAAAAATATTAGTCGTATTAAAATTAAAAATTAGGGTGTTTTTGATGAGAAAATTATGTTCAGTATTAGAGGTATAATAAAAGTATCCGCTATTTTTATAGAATTAAGAATTCAGATTTGGAATCCTGGGTTCCAAATCTGACGAAAAAATTTAAAAGTAAGCAATGTTTGATACCGTATTAAAACGTATTTTAGCCTGTATTTTATTGATTAAAATTAATTTTACGGTAGGATAAAAAATGAATATGTGGATAATGGAAAGTTAATCCGTTTTTGAATTTTGGAGTATTAAAATAAATCGACCACTAACCTATAAGTTGCGTTAAAATTGGTAGATATTGTAATTCTAGGAAAAATAAATACTGAAAAAATAAAAAAGCGGAGGGAAATATTTTTTTACTTGCAACTCTTTTTGTTACTCTAAACTATATCAAAAACCATAGAGGAAAATATAATGAATATCAATAAAGCAATAGATAAAGCGTATGAAACAAAATCTTTAAAAGAAATAGCTGACGCGCCAGTAGATGCGCTAGAAGGAGTCAGTGCAGGCGATGCTGAATTATTACAAAAGGCATTTAATGTAAAAACTATAAGAGATTTAGCAAATTTGAAATATGTAAAATGGGCACAAGCAATTGTAACCTTGTCTGAAACTGAACAATAGGAAGATAATAAAATGGTAATACCAGCAAAAGTTTACGAACGTATATCCGCAGGAGTAAAAAAATTCCAAAGCATAATCAAGTCAGCAAAGGACAGAGATGTGAAAGAGTCCGACACTGTAATGATAATCACTGATATTTTGAATGAAGTTTTAGGCTATGATAAATATTCAGAAATTACAACTGAGCAAGCTACACGAACGGGAAACTTTTGTGACATTGCCTTAAAAATAAACGATAAAATTAAAATCATTATCGAAGTCAAGGCTATTGGTATTGAACTAAAAGATGCCCATGTAAAACAAGCTGCGGATTATGGAGCCAGTGAAAAAGTTGAGTGGGTAATTCTAACAAATGCGATTAACTGGCAAGTTTACAAAGTACCGCCAGGAAAACCTTTTGATAAAGAGTTTGTTTATGAGTTTAAATTTTTAGACTTAAACCATAAGAATGAAGATGATATAAGTCATCTCTTTCACTTTTCAAAAGAAGGTTTAGGTAAAGATTCATTAGATGAAATTCATTCGCAAAAACAAGTATTGAGTAGATATTTTGTGGGACAAATGATATTAACCGATACAATTATAGACACAATCAAGAGAGAATTAAAACGAATATCCACTGGAGTAAAAATTGAGTCAGAAGGTATACGCAGGGTAATCGAAGACGAATTATTTAAAAGAGAAGCTCTTGAAAATGAAAAAGCGACCGAAGCTAAAAAAACTATAAATGATTTCTACAAGAAGATAGAACGTCAAAAAGCAAAGGAACAGTCCAAAAAAAGTGACGACAACCAAGCAAAAGAAATTTCTAATGAGCCTGTTGTAGAAGAAAAATAATAAAATGAATGCCTGAGTTGAATTTTGAAGAAAGGCTTAGATGGTATAAATTGGCAACTAATGACGATAAGCTTCAATATATATTCGATTTGACTCTGAGTATTAAAAATGAGATACACGAAATAAATAATGAGCTTTCGGATGTAAAAGAAAAATTTTTAAAAGCTCTTGATGAAAAATCAAAATCGGACAATGAGCAGTTTGGAGAGATTCATAGATTACTAAAATATTTAAATGATCTAAATCGCGCAGTCATAAAAAACAATACTATCATTAATGAAGTAAATTCAGGAACAGAATTGAGTAACTTATTTATTGATGATCTTTCAAAAGTTTTCAAAGAGGATTTGGAGAAGGTTCAAAACGAGGAAAATAAACTTTGAATTAATTTTTTAGAATGTAAAAAGTAAATATAGATTTAAAAAAAATGAAAAGGATTTGAAAAAATAAAATAACCGTATTACACCAGCCTTCGACATCGTGTCTCAGTCTGGACAAAAAGAAATTCATGGTTGAGACTTTTTAGTAGTAGTATCAAAAAACAACCGCCTAACAAAGCGTGATCTGCTACGAGGCAAGAAAAGATTTGCCTCTTGCTCCGAGTCTGCTTAATTGTAGTAGAAGATTTTTTAGTTCTAAGAAGACCATGCAAAAAATACGCCTTCGCTCCAGTCACGGAAAATTGCAAGAAGAAGCAATTTCCGTGCCTTCCGCTCAGTCATATTTTGTTGCTAGTATTTGTAGACTCGGAGACATTGAAATAAAATGAAAAAAGTGCTACCGCATTTTTCCATTTTATTTCAACGTCAGATACGCAAAACGTTAGGCGGCATTTGCTGGCGTGGCGTGAGTTTCTTTGTAAGAATTTTACTGCGTAGTAAATGTCGCTGTTTAAATACAAGGAGCGACGTCTATGAAAAAGACAATATTTTTAATACTGCTAATTCAAGCAGTTTTCTTACAAAGCTGTGCAGCAATGTTTTCTGGAACAAAGGAAACAATCAACGTTCGAAGTAACGAACCAGGAACCACTTTGTTCCTAAATGAAATGGAAATAGGTCGTGATTCTGCAGTCACTGTAGTTTCCAAAAAGCAAGACCTAAGATTAAGAGCGAGTAAAAAAGGATGCAGTGATGCACAAGCAGTAGGTCCAAGATCTCTTAATGCGCTTACTTTTCTAGGCGTATTTATTGATTTCGGAGTCATCACAATATTCGTAATTGATTGGTTGGCAACTGGCGCAATATGGTCATTTGACCAAACTAATTTTGTTATTACTCCTAATTGCGGAAACTAAATTAAGAGACTTTTAAAAATCAGCCTTTTAGGATTAAGAAATTAGTCACAAACTGGCTTGATTTTATTGTTAAATCCTCTTGACAATTTCTAAACAAGCATAAACAGTAAAGCTATGAAATTTGCTGACCCAAAAAACGATGTTGCATTCAGAAAAATTTTTGGAAATGAAGGTAAGAAAGTTATTCTTATTTCCTTTTTAAATTCTGTATTAAATTTAGAAGGAGATAAGAAAATTATTCACTTGGATTTTCTTACAACATTTCAACTTCCAAGAATTACTGGACTTAAAACGTCTATTATTGATGTGAAAGTAAAAGATCAAATGGGAAATACTTTCCTTGTCGAAATGCAATTGAGTGAAGTTATTGGCTTTGATAAAAGAGTTCAATATTATGTTTCAAAAGAATACTCTTCCCAAATAGAAAAGGGAGATGAATACTATAAACTTACACCAGTAGTGCTTGTTGGAATTTTAGAATTTGATTATTTTGAGGGTAATAACTATTTGACCCGTCACTTAATACAAAATGTGGAAACAGGGAAGAATGAATTAAAAGATATTAGCTTTAATTTTATTGAGTTACCCAAATTCAAAAAAGAGTTAAACGACTGTAAAACCCTAACTGATAAATGGATTTATTTTA
This window encodes:
- a CDS encoding Rpn family recombination-promoting nuclease/putative transposase, translated to MKFADPKNDVAFRKIFGNEGKKVILISFLNSVLNLEGDKKIIHLDFLTTFQLPRITGLKTSIIDVKVKDQMGNTFLVEMQLSEVIGFDKRVQYYVSKEYSSQIEKGDEYYKLTPVVLVGILEFDYFEGNNYLTRHLIQNVETGKNELKDISFNFIELPKFKKELNDCKTLTDKWIYFIKNAENLNVIPSNVDDEGLKEAYSESDKHNWTKEELDNYDYFLMREQDEKGKVELAEKRAEERAEKRKTLEIAKKFKQAGVDNKTISSSTGLNIEEIEKL
- a CDS encoding type I restriction enzyme HsdR N-terminal domain-containing protein translates to MVIPAKVYERISAGVKKFQSIIKSAKDRDVKESDTVMIITDILNEVLGYDKYSEITTEQATRTGNFCDIALKINDKIKIIIEVKAIGIELKDAHVKQAADYGASEKVEWVILTNAINWQVYKVPPGKPFDKEFVYEFKFLDLNHKNEDDISHLFHFSKEGLGKDSLDEIHSQKQVLSRYFVGQMILTDTIIDTIKRELKRISTGVKIESEGIRRVIEDELFKREALENEKATEAKKTINDFYKKIERQKAKEQSKKSDDNQAKEISNEPVVEEK